The nucleotide window TGGGTTTCTGGGAATGAAGAAATTGGTCACTTTTGTGAGAACAGTTTTTTCAGgagtattttctattttctcagGGTACAGAGTCCATTAAGATGGAAAATGGACAAAGCACGGCAGCTAAGCTGGGGCTTCCTCCCCTCACACCAGAACAGCAGGAAGCTCTCCAGAAAGTGAGTAAACTTGATGTGAATTTGCTTCTTAGCActcttgtttgtttgggtttttttggtttgttgttttttttaaatgagcatcTGTTACTGATGTTATAAAAGGGAACTCGCCTACCAAGAATATGTGTGGGATAATGGCCATGCTTTGTGTGGATTCACACTTTCAAATTTGTGCCCAGGATTATTTGGTTTGATTTAGAGTTTATAGATGCTTTTTGGGGAGCATGATGTGGACTTTGTTGTTGGGGTGGGGAgagtgtttttaatttaaaaaaaaataatgataatcaTAAGTAAATAACACCTTAAGATCACATTGTAATTCCAAGACAATATGCAACTGCCACAAAGTTACTGTGAGGAGCAGCCTGTACTCCACAAGGAATAGGTTTCTGATATGCTCCAGCTGGTCTTTTATTCTATGCACACAAGAACACATCACGAAATACCTCTGTTATATCCTTATGCTCTTTCCCGTCTTGTAAAGAGACCCAGTAGCAAGTATTTTCAACCCATTTGAGCCAACGTATTTTAATCTAGATAAAATTTCAGTCCAGCTCTGATTTCTGGTTGTTGGTCCTGTTTTATACAGCTGGTGGGGAGGTTACTGCTGACTTCTTGCCCACTTTCCTGATGGGAGTGAGTGATGCCTGGCTTACtgagaggagagcagagttgggaaaagaggggaaagaaaacaaaaccagggaaTGTGGGAACTGTGGGCTAGGTGTCTTCTGTACTCTGGTGAGGCAAGTAAAGTTACTGTTCTAGGTAGGCTTCGTGTGAATGTTCCCATAATGTTGAAGCTGCTTCTGTGTGTGTTGTTTGGCTCACAGTGTGAAACGGCCTCGTTTCCTCTGGCTTTTCCGTAGCTGACAGATGTAAATCCCCTTGTCCGTTTCCAGGTTTCCGAAGCACACGTCTCAAATCCACGGTTTAGAGCCTACCGTTCCCTGGCACCTCCCAAACACGTACAGCCATGGAAAGCAGGTGCCTGAGGGGTTGGCTGAATGTGTTTGTACCGTCCCCTGTATAGGCACATATGTGGGTATTAGGTTTCCCTTGACAAAGAGCCTCCATGTCAACACCACTGGGTGTAAAGCTCAGGCTTTGTCAAATTtgtagaaaaatgaaagaaaaagacaaatcaGTCTTGTGTCTGCAGGCTAGGAACCAGAGAAGGAGTGCTGGAGCATTTTAGTGAGCAAGAGCAGTGGGTCCTCCAAACTAGAATAGGCCAGATGTGAtaagaaaagagaggaggagtGTCCAGTCAAGAGACTGGACATGGGGATTTGGAGGCCCTTCCCTTTTGTAGAAACTCTTTGTCCAGATGTTCTCTGAGTGGAAAGGACTTGAAGGAGGCTATCTGTCCTGCCCTCATCCCAGCAGGTAAGGTGCTATGGTGGGATCTAAGGGGCAGAGGGCGGAAGAGGGGAAACGCTAAGTGTCTAGTGCATGCTGCTTTCCTAACATTGCGCCTGCCGCAGATTGAGTCCATCCAATCCTCTGCTCAAGCATTATGCTGTATTTCAGGGCTCACGACTCCAAGATGCAGACCAAGATGTTAGTAAGCTGTTGGCCGCTGGCTCATGTACAGTGCCTTAGTGCTTAGGGCTGGAGTGCCGAAAAGTTCCACTGGCAGCCAGTTGTGTGGTTCTGGGCAACTGTGGTGTAAAATCAAACATCGTTCCCTGCTCTGTGGTTTTGTCCTATGACTACAgagtctgtatttctttttaggCAAAGAAGTATGCGATGGAGCAGAGTATCAAGAGTGTGCTGGTGAAGCAAACCATCGCCCACCAGCAACAGCAGCTCACCAACCTTCAGGTGAGAGACCCTCTGAGATGCTCCTTCTGTGTCTTCCTCTCCCCCACAAGGTGGAGTTCTTTTTGCACTTAGAACCAGAGCACAGCCCTGAGGCCTGCCTGGAGCCAGGTACAtgtgcttgtgtttccacagtgAAATTGAAATATACTGTCTTCAACTCACTAAAGAAACCCCCTTTACTCACCTGCACAAATTGCCCCCAGATTTCACTCATTCAAAGAGTAAATTTTTAAGACTTTCTCTCCTGTTGATTGGCCAAATGCTTCTTGAAATGCCAGAAGCCAAAGAATTTGCTGTGGGTTTCACTTTCGACTTTTATTTAAGGTGGTGTCTAGGGTTACTGGGAACAGTATCCTTTCACCATCTCTTCTGCTTTGAGGGGAGGGTACCTGTCTGTCCTATGTTACTGACCGTGCTACCCCATTTCCCTCCCCTTCACCCAGGTCCTCTCAATTTCAGAGAAGTTCCATTGGCTATTCCTGCTAATGCTGGAATGCCTATGTACTGGGAGAACCCTTAACTGGTATTTAAATCTCCCTTCCGTCAGAGGTTTCTTGAACACATCTCACTGCCTTCTACTCAAAGTTAGGAAGCCCAAAATAATGGCTTTGGgatgttggatttttttaatgaagaatcaCTGTGGATGTGCTTGCCACATTAGGCAGCTCTGGCCTTTCAGGGCTGTGCATGTTTCTGAGTGTCTGATCTAGTTGAGGGGGCTCCTTTTTAAATGCTGGGGGTGAATCAACGACAGTGGTTGCAGAGGTTACTATTGCCTTGAGTCCCCCCTGGGAGAAGACCCTGCTTCCTgaggcagtggcagcagcacaACTCCACCCTGACCTGGTGGGACTGGAATCTGCAGGGTCCCAGCGCTGGACAGTCCTTGGGACCAGGCAGTGAggggcaaggaaggagaggccTCTCTCGCAGGTTCCCTGTGCCGCCGCTCTGCTTGAGTTTTTACAAACAGCCGTAGTATGCTCAGCTCCAACAGACTGAACTCTGTCTTTACTGTCTTTCAGATGGCAGCAGTGACAATGGGCTTTGGAGATCCTCTCTCACCTTTACAATCGGTCAATAGACATATTCACTTCTTCTTGGGCACTTTGTCTTAGTCAGGGCCTAGAGTGGGGAAGTATGTAGTGGTAATACAATGCTCTTAATTCAACCCAGCACAACCCTCCCACATACCCACCTGTTATGGACAAGCACAACAAGCAGAGGCAAAGTGTAAACTCCCCAGAGGAAGACCCTAGGCTGGGTGCAGTCTGCTGTGACACTGGCAGTCGGGGTCCTGGAGTCAGTTGGCAAAGAAAGCTTTAGATTTCGAACAGTTCTGAACACACCTGTGAAATTGTGGGAGCTGCATTTCTAGGGATGCTACAGTTCTGAGGTCCTGACCTAAAACTAACTGCCAAGGTAACTCACAAATGGGCAATTTCTTATGAAACAAACTCACAGCACTGGAGACCTGGCAGCTAAGGTGCTGGGGAGGACTGGGGCACTATAGGTTTGCAGAACATGTTGTAGCCCAGATGTAAGACTGCTCTTTACTGTGCATGTTTCCAGACTAGGTGAATATGGCATGTTTCAAGTAAAGTAAAAGCAGGATGGAAGTAACAAAACTGCAGGACTATTCAGAGAATCTGTGCAGTCCTTTAGTGCTGGAATTTCTAATCAGATGCCACAAAGAGCTTAATTACCTGGGACTATCcatctcctcctttttcctagACATGTTGCACAATGGCCACTGCAGAAAGTGTCCTGTAAGTTCCACTCTGCCCGCAAAGGTTCATTTATAAATTCGTTTGtaaatttgtaaatatttttccatcttgCTGGAATATAATATTTCTGCTTGGTGTAGAGTGCAACCGGAGGCTTGTACTCCAAAATGAAAGATGCACTAAAACTAAAATCACTTGTTTTCCCTCCTTTAACACTGCCACAGTAGGTAGTGTGTCAGCAGGGGAGCCAAAAAAATTTCATGGAGGTATGTAAGTTTGGAATGGAATAGAAGCATACATCTCGATGTGAATTTGACATAACTGGTTCCTGAGTGCTTATGCCCAAGAAACTTCTATCAATTAATGTAGGTGCTTACTTGATATCATAACTCCATCAATTTTGCCTAAAAAAATTTTTTGGCTCATTATTCACAGCTGGGCAACAGATGAAAAGTGTGTACTGATAATGTCACAGGAAACGTTTAATTTCTCATTAGCCTTAAGGGCATAGTCAGTATTGTGAATCCTTTTCCTAAGACATTGCTCCCTCTCTAGGGAGTCAGAGACTACTGCTGATGGGACAGAATCTAGAAGCAGGAGTCTGCGCTGACTCATTTGGCTGTGGTGCAGTTCAATGTAGTTAGGATACCCTGTCCTCAGCAAATGCTTTATCCCAAAGCCCATCAGGAATGCCGAAAATGCAAACAGACCTCTGTCCAACACTTTTTCCTGTTGACAAGATTCATCAGTCCCTACATGAAGGAAGTGCAGCCTAAACTTCCTATTGTGGTATCTTAGTGCCTGAGATTAAAGCTTCCTGTCTACTTGATCCTCCAAGTATTACAGCGCAAGATTTCCATGTCACTTCAGCAAGAAGAGCACAATTTCCTGGCGTTCTATTAAAATTGAAGCTAGTGGTGATGTTTTTGCATCACCTCCTTTGTTTAAAGGATCACTCCGAGATGATGTTTTGGCTTGTCCTTAAAATAACCTTCATAAGCACTTAACACCACCATTACATACATACAACTATTAGCTGCTGCCTTTATGAAGGTTGCAGATACTTCAAACTCCATTTTATAGGTGGAGGAAGAGGGCCAGTGGCCAGTAAAATCTACTTAGTTATAGCTGGGGAAAACAATGAGATTTCTAGTCATGAGTTTCTGATGCTGTCATGCACTTAGTTCACAGGTGTACATTGCATCATTCCCCTGACTTGACACTACCAATTCCTGTTAGTGATCCACGTATGCCTGTAGTCATCATGGTCCACCTCAGTTCTGCCTTTTGTAGGTCCCAATTTCTAATATGTTGCTCATGTAACAGAGAGTCCTCCTAACTCCACCCCAGCTATTTTGTTAGGATCTCTGCAGCAGAGTAAGATGGGGATTTCCTCCTGTACAGGTTGCTGCCATGGGAGAGgacaaatgctgtttttcttgcaCCTGTTGCATTGATAACTGAAAACAAGAGCATGTCCTCTTTGTATATATAGACCCTTCAGAAGGTGGAAGATCCCTCTGCCTGGTGCAAGGCTGCAGTGTCTTGTCAAGAAGCACTCCTAGTAAAACCCTAAATTTTTATCACAGTCTGTGGCACCATGGGTGAGGCACTTCACTTAGACACTTGGCGTTAGAATGGTGATGGCTCTGAACCCATAAATGGACACACTACACAGACTGAGGGGCTACTGATCACTGGCTTTCCTGCACCAAAGCTGGGAATGTGTTGGAGAACCTGGGAGACAACACATCAGCTGTCCTGCGTGTACACGTGCCATAGTCCTCCTAGTCACAGCATTGCAGAGTAAATTGAAAAACAGCttatttttaactgtgaaaTACTTAAACCCAGTCAAGAGGCAAGCTTAATATCACTTCAGGAGCAGCAGTATGGGGTGAGAACCATTCCTATTTATAGTATCCCTGCTGTATTGAATAATAGGAGTTGAACCTTTACAGTTTGTTTCCTCCTATGGTCAATGTCAATCATGTACGGGTACTATGAGGGAGAAGGATTTCTTCAGGTACAGTTTGTGTCCGTGCTTCTGTGACTATCACAGATAAAATGCTGTCCCTCCTATTTTGCCATTTGAGTTGCAGCATCCCCAGACACATCAGAGCTCATTGTGCTCATGCTTGTTATGGCATTCTGAAAGTAGGCCTCTTGTAAAGGCCTTGATTAAAGACCCTCTTAAACAGTGGTGGTGGGGAAGAGGTGGTTGTTCAGAGCTCCCTGCTTTGGTGCCAAGCACTGTGgtgctgggaagggagagaggcaTCAAGCTTAATGCTGCATTTGCCTACTCTGCAACAGTCCGTAGCCCTTACTGCTTTACATTTGTTCCATCTGTTCCACACAGAACAAGAATGAAGCCCTGTGCATATCTCCAACGCACTGTAATTCAGTCTTGCTGATCATAGGGAGCTGCCTCTACAGAGACCTAATTTCCGCCTTGGTCCCAAGACGTGCTGCTAGGATATGCTGGCCAAACCTGTGATTTTTTGTAGGCAGCATCTTCCTAGAATAATGTTCATTAGTAGTAGCAATTCTAGAATTGCAATAAGGGTGAAAAATAATTGAAGGATATACTGCTTTTTTGGATACCTGCTGTAAGAAATTTCTGGATTTGTCTTGCAAACAGGTTTTCAGGCATACTTAGGAGAAAATAGCACAGAGACCTTCTCTGCACCGAAACTGATAAGGGCGGAGTCTTTGGGGGCTGCACCACTATCTGAGCCAGTAACAACAGGCAGTGATAAGTACTAGCACCACACACTTAACTCAGAAGTTTCATTtaaccatttaattttttttgctttgcttttgaacTGTGCGGTGGAAGTGGTGCCTAGTACTGGATCTCGTACTGCCtggggtggggcggggggaggaggtggtgtgTGATGCTtgagggagtggggaggaggtaCCCAATTCCAGATCCTTTGCTGCCTGGGaggatggggcggggggagggagtGACTAGGTGGTGCCCAATATTGGATCTCTTGCTGTCCCTTGCGGGAGGGAATGGGAGGGATTGCTAATAGTGTCTAGAATTGAGACCTTTGCTGCCTGGAGGGGGAAGGTGTCCTAGAATGAAGttatttcctcctcctgcaaGTGTTGCTGGAGATGTGATCAGGCTGGGGAGGGTTAGACCTTATCAGTGGGGTTGGAGTTAAGGCTCCTGAGGTGGCAGACCCCATCAAAGATTTGACTGCCCCTGGGAGTGAGCTGTAGTGCTTATCCACTCCAGCAGTCTGTGCATTGAGCAggaaaatacttctttattACTACGTGtgccaggctgtgctgcagcccagTGAGGAGCTACCTGCTGTTGGGTCATAGCtcctgggagggaaggaggaagggaaagaggtcCTGACATCCATGACCACCCCCTGATCTAACCAGCCAGTTCTTCTTTCCAATACAGATGGCAGCTCAGAGGCAGCGCGCCCTGGCCATCATGTGTCGTGTGTATGTGGGCTCCATATACTATGAACTGGGAGAAGATACCATTCGCCAGGCCTTTGCCCCATTTGGACCTATAAAAAGCATTGATATGTCCTGGGACTCTGTTACAATGAAACACAAGGTTAGTTAACAGCCCTTGAGtgatgtgttttttcttctctccaagGCCTTCCTGAATATATCCAGGAGAGGAAGGACTCTTTATCCTTGTAGAGAGCAGACTGCTTTTAGCACTTTAAGATAAATGTTTGTAGCTGCCTGCTCTACTTAGCTTTGCAGGATTCTGTAGTGGGAACCAGATGTGCGTGGGGGTGGTGCACATGAAAGATGCCAAACAGCTAGCAGTCCTGTGTGCAGTGGCATTTTGCTATTAAGCCTCTAAGTATGAGAGTCTCTGGAATCAGGTAGCCTTCTGTCAATACTTCTGCAGGTAGCCTTCTGTCAGTACTTCTGCATgcaattttctgctttaataaAAAGCTTCCTTAAGGAAACATCTTCTCAGGCCATGATAGTAGGAATCTGTTACATGGGAAGTCTTGACTGCATTAGTTTGGCACTAGATTCGGGACAAGATACAGCTGGTATGATTCAACAAGCACATCCTTCTGTCCTagggttttgcttttgtggAATATGAGGTACCTGAAGCTGCTCAGCTGGCCTTGGAGCAGATGAATTCTGTCATGCTCGGGGGAAGAAATATAAAGGTGAGTAACAGGCATGCTCTGAAAATTCTTAGCTCTCTTTACTGTGAGTAAGGTTTTATGCCTAGAAATGCTTCCCACAGCACTGTAATGTGGAAAATAACCTGAAGTCTGTTCCCTGATAGACCTTGATATTCAACCCATTGAGTACTTAGTGGCTCTGGGTCCCTTTCTCTCTGAGGAGAAATCCGCAGCATGCTAATAAAACCTAGAATCTTGTTCTTGCAAGCTAGCTCAGTTTTTTCCACCCACACATAGAATAGAAGCCTCTTGAGGACAAAACAAAGGTGATTCTTGATATTTTAATGCCTCCATCTTACATTGTACCTGTGTGGATGGTAGATGAGTAGCATCAGACTtttgttgtgcctgtcaatagtGTGAGGGACTTCAAGTAGAGGTCCACGCTTGCCATACAAAAAGGAGGCATTCAGCACAAACAGAAAGGAGCAAAGGTTTATAGCTGTCTTTTTTCAGGCAGTAAGAGGGGATCTTGCAAAGGTGAAACTTTGGGGATTGAAATTGGGGGGGAAACTagcattttctgcagtgttttataTCTCTCATTTATATCTCTGATACACTCTGCATATCTGCAGTGTCTGATTTCTAAGGGGGTTTTAGGAGCCTTCAGAAAGATATAGAAGCAttgtgctttgctttcagaattGTTTTCAATTCCTGGAAGTTGGTCTTCGGCAGGTGAGGGAGCATAAATGGGGGAAATATGGTGGAGGAGAGGGCAGAGTCTGTCCAGGCTCTCAGTACTTCTAGAATCCCCTGTAGTGCAGGTTGTATCCCACAGCTGAGTCAACTGTTGCCCTTTGCTAATTATGGCCTTATGAGGTGTTACTTGGTTTGAAAAGGCAGTCAGCTGGCTGAGGGCTTGTCTGCTGTAACTTGGTGAGtcatgctgctgctcttcagaaTGCTTAATGGACTGTTTGCTGTGTTCTCTGCAGGTTGGGAGACCTAGTAATATAGGTCAGGCGCAACCAATTATAGACCAGCTAGCAGAAGAGGCACGGGCTTTCAACCGCATCTATGTGGCATCTGTTCATCAGGACCTTTCAGATGATGACATCAAGAGTGTGTTTGAGGCCTTTGGGAAGATCAAATCCTGCACACTAGCCAGGGATCCCACGACAGGAAAACACAAAGGCTATGGTTTCATTGGTAAAATGGCTGTCTGGTATTTGATGTGGGGTAGGGAGAGTGGTTGGGAGCATCTTCTTTTTggttgtgtgttttgtttgttttttttaactctagTGGAAGAATTGCATTAAGCAATGGGATAGAAATAAATTTGGAGCAGATCTGTGCCTGAACTTAGAAATATAATTAATAGCCAGATATTTTTACTCACTGTTAATATAGGTTGAGAGATCTTGCTGTGCTGACTCTTCTCAACAATGCTTGTGCGATCAGAGGCGCAAGATGAGTGAGCTAAGCCCTGAGGGTCTTTTCACTGGAACTCTTAGCAGTTGTTTTTTGCAAATACAAGTCACAGCTGTGTGATGAGAGAGTGGCTGAGTTTAGGAGTAAAAAGGATCGtttgtaaatatttctctttctcactGCAGAATATGAGAAAGCACAGTCCTCTCAAGATGCTGTTTCCTCTATGAACCTCTTTGATCTTGGGGGTCAGTATCTCCGAGTTGGTAAAGCTGTGactcctccaatgcctctcctaACACCTGCTACGCCAGGAGGACtacctccagcagcagctgtcgCTGCAGCAGCTGCTACAGCAAAGATCACAGCACAGGTAAGGCACAAGCTGGCATGACTCAGCCAAGTGGACGATTGTTGTGACCCTGCTAGAAACAAGCATGCAAACTGTTCCAGCCAGCTGTATTCACTAGTTTGAACGAAAGCCCTTGGCCTAGATCATACTCTGCTGCCAGGACTTCACATCTAGAAGCTTGCCCCTGACACTTGTGAGGATCTCATACACCAGCATTTTGGAATGGAGTCTGGCACAGCTGATCAGAACTTTATTTAAAGAAGTGGTGGGGGAAGATTGGAGGGGATTCCATGTCTGGATAGGCAAACTAATGATGAGGGAAATGGTTATAGTAGAGGCTAAAAGAATGCATGAAAGTACATGAAAGGGAGCAGACTAATGAGGGCAGTAATAATCGCATGAGCAACACTTTGTTGTTGAAAAGACTGCCTGTGTAGTAATGTGGAAGATGACTGTAATGGCTTTAGACGGTTCAGAAACAAGGAAATGTAGTGATGGAGCAGAATTGGATGTTGATGCAGGAGTCTAGGGTTTCTCAAATTTAGTTTGCTTGAAGTAACAGAAGCTCCTGGCTATGACCAATAGGCACTGATGGAGGAGGATTGCCTTTCAAAGCAAACCCCCAACTCTGTGTCCATTGTCCTCGCCCTCGGCAGCAGAATCTCCCCCTGCGTCACCATAGCCCATGAAAGAAACAAGTTCTAGCACTGTTGGGTTCATGGATTCtctcaagcaaaaaaaattgcagaggTGTGCAGCCTATATGTGCTGCTAATCAGCTGACTGGACTTAATTTTGTAAACAGctcttttttgaaaatatttctctgaatCACAAGGTAAAGGCAGAAGTGGGAGGAATTGCCACTAATGTGAAACTCTCAGGTCGTTTGCATGTCCCCAGTAAAAAGTTCACAAGTCTGGGAACCTCTGCAGTTGACTAAGGAAGTTGAGGCATGGCTAGAAGAATTAGTTGGATCAAAATCACTTTGAGAGAGAACAATTAACTCTTCTCATAAGTGAAATGGTAGAGATCTGTTACAGGCATGGGTAAAtcttaactttttctttctgcaaaatactTCAGGATTTGTTACTGTgaggaaaatgtaaaattccaTATATAGAAAAAAGGTTCTGAAAGACCTCAGAGATACTTGGCAGTCTTGTTGCCTTTACTTAGACATGGTACGGATGTAGGTAACGTGTCTGATTTGCCATGTGGGTAGTTGTAGATGACTAGGGAAAAGGGTAAGAACAGTTACAGAAGGTAATGTCTCTTATTTTTGCTCCTAGCATAGTTCTTGTATGGAAcagcttattttaaataagagcATATGTAGTCATGGTCTGTAAGAGCTTTTAATTTcacaggttttggttttttaaatgcaagctAATCAGTAAACTCAGCGGAGCTAAAGAAATCATGGACATGAGAGAGAAACTTAAGTCAGAGATATAACTTTGGATCTGCAGTCAGAACTGCAACTTTAGTCTGGAATTAGCATGCCTGCCAAGGAAGGAGGAAGTGTTTCCGCACTCAAATGAAACTATGAAGAGAGAGAGGTGTTGAGTAGCAGAGATTGTTAATATCTTGACAATGACAGTAAAAAAGTCAGTCTTGCAAAAGAAGTTAAGGAATGAAAGCTattaggaaaagtttctttaGCCATTTAAGTAAAAAGCGGGGGCAGCTAATGACCAGTGTAGTCAAAAATTATGATGGTCTTGTTACAGCACTGAATGCTTACATAagtatttttccccttcattaGAAGCATAAGGCAGACTGGTTAATGATGCACATGGGATTACTGCATCCTAAGTGGGTGCAAAGCTCAGAGTTTGTCATGTGCAGATGTACACTTAGTagtttggagggtttttttataagtCTGTCATGTCAGGGCTATTGCCGTATGGTTGAAGCATACCAAACATGATACTCTCATTTATGGTAGCATGGAAAACTGGTACCTGCAGACTTTGTTCTCACCCCAGTGGTAGGGAAAGATTGAAAacaagctgtcctggttttggctggcatagagttaattttctttctagtagctggtatagtgttatgtcttggattcagtatgagaagaatgtggataacacaccgatgttttcagttgttgctgagtagtgtttgtactaaatcaaggatttttcagcttctcatgcccagccagcaagaaggctggaggggcacaagaagttgggagggaacacagccaggccagctgacccaaactggccaaaggggtattccataccatgtgatgtcatgcccagtatataaactggggggagttggcctggggcgGGGGCAGATCGCcacttgggaactaactgggtattggtcagcgagtggtgagcaattgcattgtgcatcacttgttttgtatattccaatccttttattattattgccgttttattattgttattattatcattattagtgttctttctttctgtcctattaaactgttcttatctcaagccacgagttttaccttaTTCCTtgtgattctctcccccatcccactgggtgtggggggagtgagtga belongs to Haliaeetus albicilla chromosome 3, bHalAlb1.1, whole genome shotgun sequence and includes:
- the PUF60 gene encoding poly(U)-binding-splicing factor PUF60 isoform X1 — translated: MDKARQLSWGFLPSHQNSRKLSRKFPKHTSQIHGLEPTVPWHLPNTYSHGKQAKKYAMEQSIKSVLVKQTIAHQQQQLTNLQMAAVTMGFGDPLSPLQSMAAQRQRALAIMCRVYVGSIYYELGEDTIRQAFAPFGPIKSIDMSWDSVTMKHKGFAFVEYEVPEAAQLALEQMNSVMLGGRNIKVGRPSNIGQAQPIIDQLAEEARAFNRIYVASVHQDLSDDDIKSVFEAFGKIKSCTLARDPTTGKHKGYGFIEYEKAQSSQDAVSSMNLFDLGGQYLRVGKAVTPPMPLLTPATPGGLPPAAAVAAAAATAKITAQEAVAGAAVLGTLATPGLVSPALTLAQPLGALPQAVMAAQAPGVITGVTPARPPIPVTIPQVGVVNPILASPPALGLMEVKKEKEEEEVFQESERPEMLSEQEHMSISGSSARHMVMQKLLRKQESTVMVLRNMVDPKDIDDDLEGEVTEECGKFGAVNRVIIYQEKQGEEEDAEIIVKIFVEFSMASETHKAIQALNGRWFAGRKVVAEVYDQERFDNSDLSA
- the PUF60 gene encoding poly(U)-binding-splicing factor PUF60 isoform X3, translating into MENGQSTAAKLGLPPLTPEQQEALQKAKKYAMEQSIKSVLVKQTIAHQQQQLTNLQMAAVTMGFGDPLSPLQSMAAQRQRALAIMCRVYVGSIYYELGEDTIRQAFAPFGPIKSIDMSWDSVTMKHKGFAFVEYEVPEAAQLALEQMNSVMLGGRNIKVGRPSNIGQAQPIIDQLAEEARAFNRIYVASVHQDLSDDDIKSVFEAFGKIKSCTLARDPTTGKHKGYGFIEYEKAQSSQDAVSSMNLFDLGGQYLRVGKAVTPPMPLLTPATPGGLPPAAAVAAAAATAKITAQEAVAGAAVLGTLATPGLVSPALTLAQPLGALPQAVMAAQAPGVITGVTPARPPIPVTIPQVGVVNPILASPPALGLMEVKKEKEEEEVFQESERPEMLSEQEHMSISGSSARHMVMQKLLRKQESTVMVLRNMVDPKDIDDDLEGEVTEECGKFGAVNRVIIYQEKQGEEEDAEIIVKIFVEFSMASETHKAIQALNGRWFAGRKVVAEVYDQERFDNSDLSA
- the PUF60 gene encoding poly(U)-binding-splicing factor PUF60 isoform X2, yielding MAATTTISLGTESIKMENGQSTAAKLGLPPLTPEQQEALQKAKKYAMEQSIKSVLVKQTIAHQQQQLTNLQMAAVTMGFGDPLSPLQSMAAQRQRALAIMCRVYVGSIYYELGEDTIRQAFAPFGPIKSIDMSWDSVTMKHKGFAFVEYEVPEAAQLALEQMNSVMLGGRNIKVGRPSNIGQAQPIIDQLAEEARAFNRIYVASVHQDLSDDDIKSVFEAFGKIKSCTLARDPTTGKHKGYGFIEYEKAQSSQDAVSSMNLFDLGGQYLRVGKAVTPPMPLLTPATPGGLPPAAAVAAAAATAKITAQEAVAGAAVLGTLATPGLVSPALTLAQPLGALPQAVMAAQAPGVITGVTPARPPIPVTIPQVGVVNPILASPPALGLMEVKKEKEEEEVFQESERPEMLSEQEHMSISGSSARHMVMQKLLRKQESTVMVLRNMVDPKDIDDDLEGEVTEECGKFGAVNRVIIYQEKQGEEEDAEIIVKIFVEFSMASETHKAIQALNGRWFAGRKVVAEVYDQERFDNSDLSA
- the PUF60 gene encoding poly(U)-binding-splicing factor PUF60 isoform X4; protein product: MAATTTISLGTESIKMENGQSTAAKLGLPPLTPEQQEALQKAKKYAMEQSIKSVLVKQTIAHQQQQLTNLQMAAQRQRALAIMCRVYVGSIYYELGEDTIRQAFAPFGPIKSIDMSWDSVTMKHKGFAFVEYEVPEAAQLALEQMNSVMLGGRNIKVGRPSNIGQAQPIIDQLAEEARAFNRIYVASVHQDLSDDDIKSVFEAFGKIKSCTLARDPTTGKHKGYGFIEYEKAQSSQDAVSSMNLFDLGGQYLRVGKAVTPPMPLLTPATPGGLPPAAAVAAAAATAKITAQEAVAGAAVLGTLATPGLVSPALTLAQPLGALPQAVMAAQAPGVITGVTPARPPIPVTIPQVGVVNPILASPPALGLMEVKKEKEEEEVFQESERPEMLSEQEHMSISGSSARHMVMQKLLRKQESTVMVLRNMVDPKDIDDDLEGEVTEECGKFGAVNRVIIYQEKQGEEEDAEIIVKIFVEFSMASETHKAIQALNGRWFAGRKVVAEVYDQERFDNSDLSA